A segment of the Methanolinea mesophila genome:
GCGTGAACTGATCCTTGGTATCGCGAGGGATATCACGGAACGAAAACATGCAGAAGAGGCCCTCCGCAGGGTGAACGAGAAACTCCACCTCCTGAACAGCGTGACCCGCCACGACATCCTGAACACGCTGACCGCCCTCACGATGTACCTCGAACTCCTTGCCGAAGACGAAAAGGAGCCGGAGCTGAAGAAAACTGTTGACAAGGCTACCCAGGTCGCGGGCATCATCCGCCGGCAGATCGATTTTGCGAGGACGTACCAGGATATCGGCATTCATTCTCCGGTCTGGCAGCCGGTGAGCCGGACTGCCCTCACGGCGCTGGAGGGAGCCGGGATCGCCGGAGTGGAGGCTCATGTGGATGCCGGGGACTTTGAGATCTATGCAGACCCTCTCCTTGAAAATGTATTCCACAACCTCCTCGACAATTCGGTTCGCCACGGGGGAAAAGTCACCGGCGTATGGCTGACCGCCATGCAGGACGAGCGGGGACTGAAGCTGGTGTTCGAGGACAACGGGACCGGGATCCCCCGGGACGAAAAGGAGAAGATATTTTCCAGGGGTTTTGGGAAGAACACGGGGTTTGGGCTTTTCCTTACCCAGGAGATCCTCGCCATCACGGGGATTACCATCAAGGAGACCGGAACCTTTGGAAAAGGGGCACGTTTCGAGATCAGGGTTCCTCCCGGGCTTTATCGCTCCGGTGCAGCGAAATTACAGTGAATGCAGCAGATTACTTTTACTCTTTCCCGGGTTTACCGCTGATACCGTCGACCAATGCGGGATAGCGATACTACCGGGAGGAATTCTATCCCCGGACGGCCACGTGGTCGCGTAAAGACCGGACAGGCAGGAGGATCCGGCATTCCTGTTTCCGGTAGCCCGCGATATTCTCCACCGGCCTCAGCAACAGCATTGAGGGATGACAATCGCGACGATCAAGTGAACGGGGGGTATATCAGGATAATCTCAGCGAAGATCCCGGATCCTGTTATTCGTATCCTCTTGGCAGGTGGCGGCCATCTCAACACCCCCGATGAGCTGGTACGCCTTTCGGGCGTCACACATCCGCAGGATTTTATGCGAAGAAGGATGAATCCTGCCTGTGGACAGCGTAACCCATGCATTCTTTGTTGCTGCGGTCCTCGCGTATCTCGGGCACCCGGAACTTATCCTCTTCGGAGTGATGGGGGCAGTGCTGATGGATTCGGACATCCTCTATTCCAGGATATCGGACCATTTCCCCTCCCTCTACGTATTCACCCACGGAGGGTTCACCCACTCTCTCGCCGGGGCACTGGTAACCGGCGGGGCGACCTCCGCGGGGATTTGCCTCACCGCGTCAACCGGGATGATCCCTGCACTGATCCTGTCCGAAATCCCGCCTGCTGCTTTCGCGGCGGTATTCCTGGGGAGTTTCACTCACGTGGCACTCGATCTTCTGGCATACCCGGGAATCCCGGTCTTCTATCCGGTGACCGACCGGAAATATACCCTGGGAGTGTTTGCCGGCCCAAGCCCGGTGATGATGGTAGTGAGCTGGGTCTACCTTATCCTCCTCATACTCGGGGTGGCCCCCCTCTCCGCTCTCCCGGTCTGGTCTGCGCTCTTCATCCTCGTGGTAGCGTTTTTTTCGGTGCTTAAAATCGCCATGGCGTTTCACCTGGAGGGAGAAAGTATCCCTACGTTCAATCCCCTCGTGTGGTACGAGATCCGGGAGACTGATGAAGCCTTCATATTCCGGTGCATTTCACTCCTCCGAGGAACCTGCGGGGAAAAGGAATTTGTAAAATCCCGGGACGTGCCCTCCCGCGATGTCGCCCTGTCCTCCGGGGACCCCGAGGTTAAAAGACTCCGCTATTATTCGTATTTCACGACGGCAGAGCGGGAAGGTGATGCCATTGTGATCCGTGACCCTCTCCGGGACGAAGGGATCATCTTCTACCCCCCGTCATACAAGAAGATCAGGATCGAGAAGAATGGCGGGA
Coding sequences within it:
- a CDS encoding metal-dependent hydrolase — its product is MDSVTHAFFVAAVLAYLGHPELILFGVMGAVLMDSDILYSRISDHFPSLYVFTHGGFTHSLAGALVTGGATSAGICLTASTGMIPALILSEIPPAAFAAVFLGSFTHVALDLLAYPGIPVFYPVTDRKYTLGVFAGPSPVMMVVSWVYLILLILGVAPLSALPVWSALFILVVAFFSVLKIAMAFHLEGESIPTFNPLVWYEIRETDEAFIFRCISLLRGTCGEKEFVKSRDVPSRDVALSSGDPEVKRLRYYSYFTTAEREGDAIVIRDPLRDEGIIFYPPSYKKIRIEKNGGRDEW